One genomic region from Sphingobacterium sp. UGAL515B_05 encodes:
- a CDS encoding SEL1-like repeat protein produces the protein MAHRIYIYNVNLKTKETYPSYLAEWNYEIPFLMLPLFSANIRSKGSQLYANKEDGIALLRYFYALLADRYQLHYKKIYFEPVNRMFDFLEALPFDTFQIDGRDVFTMNEENDAEQAKDWVSEIRMKAALYEQAVEEQSLDLLAPLVKESGYTSFLDALQTDWIDYGLGLWAEELVQEKGAEVFEVEGKQGLKNAKGDILVEAVYDEIFEFNDQGIAVVESNGLYGYINASGAELLSCRYSDAFDARHINGNNYAEVEVAGKRGVLHLDAKQLSIPAIYDELDWIAYGFINARQEDSHILLSAEGRLIISDPAPEPFMYDYNKLFYNRQKGTIKRKYYRMDGQYLGTFLEGSLEPLANRYFWIKPNKLQPKIAVIQPDGNILDEGIDRIIVLDGYRSIAYLKNKRWQIYSLEQGVFRLMDSLIDKVAVDSIQQYRKDIFVVGCAQGQGIYDALRGEWLLEPVIDHQKIEHCFLDFMRIHCPAGMRYFDTKLNFCSEHYDYMCSPFHYPAPEAISGELLLLFKGEKIFHLDLNRNVIEIPETAFGHLYTERYQLQGRDQSYFVQFYQAWTKRKGDGYEQYFDNDTLLEKGKKLDAEGKVSEAIRLLKIAADRGSADCQYFLGNIYTDTSYEGMDIAKGKFFYEQAMAQNHAQAWNNWAFLYATAHGVELDISKALKGYQQAVALGEAQAMSNLGNWYYEGAYVEQDYALALDYFKQAEKAGIPNDAQMAEIYYQKQDYANLLRYLKRDTTNQFAAIYYGILYEEGLGVKQSLPKAIRYYEQANEENVYAYAVNRLLQLYAAHGAAANADKYEFWLNFAKENTVEIDQ, from the coding sequence ATGGCACATCGTATTTATATCTATAATGTAAATCTCAAGACCAAAGAAACATATCCTTCTTATCTGGCCGAATGGAATTATGAAATTCCTTTCCTGATGCTACCTTTATTTTCCGCCAATATCCGGTCCAAAGGCAGCCAGCTTTATGCAAACAAGGAAGATGGGATCGCACTACTGCGCTATTTTTATGCGTTGTTGGCTGATAGGTATCAATTGCATTATAAAAAAATATATTTTGAGCCTGTCAACAGGATGTTTGATTTTTTGGAGGCTTTGCCTTTCGATACTTTTCAAATCGATGGACGCGATGTTTTTACCATGAATGAAGAAAATGACGCGGAGCAGGCCAAAGATTGGGTGTCAGAAATAAGAATGAAGGCCGCTTTGTATGAACAAGCGGTCGAAGAACAGTCCTTAGATCTGCTGGCCCCGCTTGTGAAAGAGTCTGGTTATACTTCATTTTTAGACGCTCTTCAAACCGATTGGATTGATTATGGCTTGGGCTTATGGGCAGAGGAGCTTGTGCAGGAGAAAGGAGCGGAGGTTTTCGAAGTGGAAGGAAAACAAGGATTAAAAAATGCCAAAGGTGATATTTTGGTTGAGGCGGTTTACGATGAGATATTTGAATTCAATGACCAGGGGATTGCGGTCGTTGAATCAAATGGACTATATGGCTATATTAATGCTAGTGGCGCTGAACTGCTGTCCTGTCGATATAGTGACGCTTTCGATGCCCGGCATATCAATGGGAACAATTACGCTGAAGTGGAAGTGGCAGGAAAACGTGGGGTACTGCATTTGGATGCCAAACAGCTGAGTATACCTGCAATCTATGATGAACTCGACTGGATCGCCTATGGATTTATAAACGCAAGACAAGAAGATAGCCACATTCTCCTTTCGGCTGAAGGACGATTGATTATTTCAGATCCTGCACCCGAGCCGTTTATGTATGACTATAACAAGCTGTTCTATAACCGGCAAAAAGGAACGATAAAAAGGAAATATTATCGAATGGACGGTCAGTATTTAGGGACTTTTCTGGAAGGTAGTCTGGAGCCGCTAGCCAATCGATATTTTTGGATTAAACCCAATAAGCTACAGCCAAAAATTGCCGTCATTCAACCCGATGGTAATATCTTGGATGAAGGAATTGACCGGATCATCGTGTTGGATGGCTATCGAAGTATTGCCTATCTCAAAAATAAAAGATGGCAGATTTACTCGCTTGAGCAGGGGGTATTTCGACTGATGGATAGCCTGATAGATAAAGTAGCTGTAGATAGCATACAGCAATACCGTAAAGATATTTTTGTCGTAGGCTGTGCTCAAGGACAGGGGATTTATGATGCTCTTCGAGGGGAATGGTTACTTGAACCTGTTATTGACCATCAGAAAATCGAACATTGCTTTTTGGATTTTATGCGCATACACTGTCCTGCTGGAATGCGCTATTTCGATACGAAGCTAAACTTTTGCAGTGAGCATTACGATTATATGTGTTCGCCTTTTCATTATCCAGCACCTGAGGCAATTTCAGGCGAACTCCTGTTGCTTTTTAAGGGAGAGAAGATCTTTCATCTCGACCTAAACCGGAATGTGATAGAGATACCCGAAACAGCATTTGGGCATTTATATACAGAACGTTATCAGTTACAGGGGCGTGATCAAAGCTATTTTGTGCAGTTTTATCAAGCCTGGACGAAACGCAAGGGTGATGGATATGAACAGTATTTCGATAATGACACACTTCTTGAAAAGGGGAAGAAGCTCGATGCTGAAGGGAAGGTATCCGAAGCCATTCGGCTGCTCAAAATCGCGGCCGATCGGGGCAGTGCAGACTGCCAATATTTCCTTGGAAATATCTATACAGACACAAGCTACGAAGGGATGGATATCGCAAAGGGAAAGTTCTTCTATGAACAGGCAATGGCGCAGAACCATGCTCAGGCATGGAATAACTGGGCCTTTCTCTATGCGACAGCGCATGGTGTTGAATTGGATATTTCGAAGGCCTTAAAAGGGTATCAGCAAGCTGTTGCGCTTGGAGAGGCACAAGCCATGAGCAACTTAGGGAATTGGTATTACGAAGGAGCCTATGTGGAGCAGGACTATGCCTTAGCTTTAGATTACTTTAAACAAGCTGAAAAAGCGGGTATCCCCAACGATGCGCAAATGGCAGAAATCTATTATCAAAAACAAGATTACGCGAACTTATTGCGTTATTTAAAAAGGGATACCACAAATCAATTTGCTGCTATTTATTATGGGATTTTGTATGAGGAAGGACTGGGCGTTAAACAAAGTTTGCCAAAAGCGATCCGTTACTATGAACAAGCCAATGAAGAAAACGTGTATGCCTATGCTGTCAATCGTTTGCTGCAGCTGTATGCTGCGCATGGAGCTGCAGCAAACGCGGATAAATACGAGTTTTGGTTAAATTTTGCTAAAGAAAATACTGTTGAAATTGATCAATAG
- a CDS encoding NUDIX hydrolase — protein MASSAKKYVYEYPRPAVTVDCVIFGFDKNQLKVLLTKRAIEPFLGKWAFPGGFIREDESADDCALRKLQEEAGLEDIFLEQLYTFSDLTRDPRGRVISIAYYALVKPETYILEAGADIEAVKWFGIDENKDLAFDHKQILNTAIERLKGKIRYQPIGFELLPEQFTLPDLHNLYETVLQRSIDRGNFRKKILSMGLLIDHSDKQKDRRARAAKIYSFDRVKYKELTESGFYFEV, from the coding sequence ATATGAATATCCGAGACCTGCGGTAACGGTTGACTGTGTGATCTTCGGCTTTGATAAAAACCAGCTTAAGGTATTATTGACCAAACGTGCAATAGAACCTTTCTTGGGAAAATGGGCGTTTCCTGGAGGTTTTATTCGGGAAGATGAAAGCGCCGACGACTGTGCGCTACGTAAACTGCAGGAGGAGGCCGGTCTCGAGGATATTTTCCTTGAACAGCTTTATACATTTTCAGACTTAACACGTGATCCGCGCGGAAGAGTGATCAGTATTGCTTATTATGCGCTTGTCAAGCCTGAAACGTATATCTTGGAAGCGGGTGCGGATATTGAAGCTGTAAAATGGTTTGGCATTGATGAAAATAAAGACCTCGCTTTTGACCATAAACAGATCTTGAATACCGCCATCGAAAGGCTCAAAGGGAAAATACGTTATCAGCCGATCGGTTTTGAGCTTCTGCCCGAACAGTTTACCTTGCCCGATTTGCACAATTTGTATGAAACTGTTTTGCAACGGTCAATTGACCGTGGGAATTTTCGAAAAAAAATCCTCAGCATGGGTTTATTGATCGACCACAGTGATAAGCAGAAAGATCGGCGTGCCAGGGCTGCGAAGATTTATAGTTTTGACAGGGTAAAATATAAAGAACTTACTGAATCGGGGTTTTATTTTGAAGTATAA